A stretch of the Vitis riparia cultivar Riparia Gloire de Montpellier isolate 1030 chromosome 13, EGFV_Vit.rip_1.0, whole genome shotgun sequence genome encodes the following:
- the LOC117927576 gene encoding tetraketide alpha-pyrone reductase 1-like isoform X2 yields MSVAVAEKVVCVTGGAGYIASWLVKLLLLRGYTVKATLRNPDDPTKIEHLLALEGAKERLHLFKADLLEEGSFDSIVEGCEGVFHTASPVLLEVANPKVELIDPAVNGTLNVLRSCTKVPSIRRVVVTSSIVATIFNGKTLTPDVVVDETWFSDPAFCEESKLWYVLSKTLAEEAAWKFAKENGIDLVTMNPGFVIGPFLQPTINLTMEIILNLINGGAQTFPSSTYRWVDVRDVANAHVQAFEISSASGRYCLVERVTYCSEAIKILQELYPALHLPQNPRRFA; encoded by the exons ATGAGTGTAGCAGTAGCAGAGAAGGTGGTGTGTGTGACTGGAGGAGCTGGGTACATAGCATCGTGGCTGGTGAAGCTCTTGCTCCTCCGTGGGTACACTGTTAAAGCCACCCTTCGCAACCCAG ATGATCCAACCAAGATAGAACACTTACTTGCTCTTGAAGGAGCTAAGGAAAGACTTCATTTGTTCAAAGCAGACTTACTGGAAGAAGGGTCTTTTGATTCTATAGTTGAAGGATGTGAAGGCGTCTTTCATACTGCATCCCCTGTTCTGCTTGAAGTCGCCAACCCAAAG GTAGAATTAATCGATCCTGCAGTGAATGGAACACTCAATGTTCTTAGATCATGTACAAAGGTTCCTTCTATTAGAAGAGTGGTAGTAACATCTTCCATTGTTGCAACAATATTCAATGGAAAAACTCTAACCCCTGATGTTGTAGTTGACGAGACCTGGTTTTCAGATCCAGCTTTTTGTGAGGAATCAAAG CTTTGGTATGTGCTTTCAAAGACTCTAGCAGAGGAGGCTGCTTGGAAATTCGCAAAAGAAAATGGGATTGACTTGGTTACAATGAATCCTGGGTTCGTGATCGGCCCTTTCTTACAGCCAACAATCAATCTGACTATGGAGATAATTCTCAACTTGATAAATG GAGGAGCTCAAACATTTCCGAGTTCAACTTACAGATGGGTTGATGTTAGAGATGTTGCCAATGCACATGTTCAAGCATTTGAGATTTCTTCGGCTAGTGGAAGATATTGCTTAGTTGAGAGAGTTACGTACTGCTCTGAGGCTATCAAGATTTTACAGGAGCTTTACCCTGCTCTCCACCTTCCTCAGAA TCCTAGGAGATTTGCTTGA
- the LOC117928279 gene encoding putative disease resistance RPP13-like protein 1, with protein MRNVKMAPKMMEITRRLEEISAQRAELGLEKVVGITKSARERPITTSLVYEPWVFGRDGDKKIILDMLLRDEPIGTNVSVVSIVAMGGMGKTTLARLVYDDAEATKHFNLKAWVCVSDQFDAMRITKTILESITSHASDLQDFSKIQDRLRDEFKGKRFLLVLDDLWNENYNDWNCLRSPFWSGSPGSKIIVTTRSKNVATMMGGDKNFYELKNLCDDDCWSVFEKHAFENRNINEHPNL; from the coding sequence ATGCGTAATGTTAAGATGGCACCAAAGATGATGGAAATCACTCGCCGATTAGAAGAAATTTCAGCTCAAAGGGCCGAGCTTGGTCTAGAGAAGGTGGTAGGGATAACCAAGTCTGCTCGGGAAAGGCCAATCACAACATCTCTGGTATATGAACCTTGGGTTTTCGGGAGGGATGGTGATAAAAAGATTATACTTGACATGCTTCTTAGGGATGAACCCATTGGAACCAATGTTTCTGTAGTTTCCATCGTTGCCATGGGTGGGATGGGCAAGACCACACTGGCGAGGCTGGTGTATGATGATGCTGAGGCAACCAAGCATTTTAACCTAAAAGCTTGGGTTTGTGTATCAGATCAGTTTGATGCAATGAGAATAACAAAGACGATTCTCGAGTCGATCACTTCTCATGCCAGTGATTTGCAGGACTTCAGTAAAATTCAAGACAGGTTGAGGGATGAATTCAAGGGGAAAAGATTCTTGCTGGTTTTAGATGATTTGTGGAATGAGAACTACAATGATTGGAACTGCTTGAGGTCTCCATTCTGGTCGGGATCACCAGGAAGCAAGATCATAGTTACAACAAGGAGTAAAAATGTTGCAACTATGAtgggaggagataaaaacttttatgagCTAAAAAATTTGTGCGATGATGATTGTTGGTCTGTGTTTGAAAAACATGCATTCGAAAATAGAAATATCAATGAGCATCCAAATTTGTAA
- the LOC117927576 gene encoding cinnamoyl-CoA reductase 1-like isoform X1 → MSVAVAEKVVCVTGGAGYIASWLVKLLLLRGYTVKATLRNPDDPTKIEHLLALEGAKERLHLFKADLLEEGSFDSIVEGCEGVFHTASPVLLEVANPKVELIDPAVNGTLNVLRSCTKVPSIRRVVVTSSIVATIFNGKTLTPDVVVDETWFSDPAFCEESKLWYVLSKTLAEEAAWKFAKENGIDLVTMNPGFVIGPFLQPTINLTMEIILNLINGGAQTFPSSTYRWVDVRDVANAHVQAFEISSASGRYCLVERVTYCSEAIKILQELYPALHLPQKNADDEPPMPTYQISKEKVKSLAIDFIPLEVSLKDTMENLKEKNFIKL, encoded by the exons ATGAGTGTAGCAGTAGCAGAGAAGGTGGTGTGTGTGACTGGAGGAGCTGGGTACATAGCATCGTGGCTGGTGAAGCTCTTGCTCCTCCGTGGGTACACTGTTAAAGCCACCCTTCGCAACCCAG ATGATCCAACCAAGATAGAACACTTACTTGCTCTTGAAGGAGCTAAGGAAAGACTTCATTTGTTCAAAGCAGACTTACTGGAAGAAGGGTCTTTTGATTCTATAGTTGAAGGATGTGAAGGCGTCTTTCATACTGCATCCCCTGTTCTGCTTGAAGTCGCCAACCCAAAG GTAGAATTAATCGATCCTGCAGTGAATGGAACACTCAATGTTCTTAGATCATGTACAAAGGTTCCTTCTATTAGAAGAGTGGTAGTAACATCTTCCATTGTTGCAACAATATTCAATGGAAAAACTCTAACCCCTGATGTTGTAGTTGACGAGACCTGGTTTTCAGATCCAGCTTTTTGTGAGGAATCAAAG CTTTGGTATGTGCTTTCAAAGACTCTAGCAGAGGAGGCTGCTTGGAAATTCGCAAAAGAAAATGGGATTGACTTGGTTACAATGAATCCTGGGTTCGTGATCGGCCCTTTCTTACAGCCAACAATCAATCTGACTATGGAGATAATTCTCAACTTGATAAATG GAGGAGCTCAAACATTTCCGAGTTCAACTTACAGATGGGTTGATGTTAGAGATGTTGCCAATGCACATGTTCAAGCATTTGAGATTTCTTCGGCTAGTGGAAGATATTGCTTAGTTGAGAGAGTTACGTACTGCTCTGAGGCTATCAAGATTTTACAGGAGCTTTACCCTGCTCTCCACCTTCCTCAGAA GAATGCAGATGATGAACCTCCTATGCCAACCTACCAGATATCCAAGGAAAAAGTGAAAAGTCTGGCCATCGACTTCATTCCTCTGGAGGTGAGCTTGAAGGATACCATGGAGAACTTGAAGGAGAAGAACTTCATCAAGCTATGA
- the LOC117928278 gene encoding putative disease resistance protein At3g14460: MLQVLQVSECGELTYLWKNRFGLENLAHLQQLEISSCPQLVSLEEDKEQGHPCNLQYLRIEHCDKLEKLPNVWQYLTCLEELEIKDCLNLMSFPEMGFPPMLRRLSIQNCEALKSLPDGMMRRRNINDTNTMCLLQYLRIDNCPSLIYFPKGQLPISLKELIIWKCENLKDLPEGMMHPNPITSNMCFLEYLELFRCPSLICFPKGHLPTTLKHLHIQECERLESLPEGIMDHHSNNTVAGLQVLHIERCSSLTSFPRGKFPSTLEQLWIMYCPQLESISEEMFHCSTSLELLTIKWCPNIESLPKCLYNLRDLQIHGCENLELLPFQLQNLTSLTSLEIFDCKNLKMPLSQWGLGTLNSLKTLCIGGIFPEAASFSDDHRHRTTCFFFPELSPFFS; this comes from the coding sequence ATGCTTCAAGTTCTACAAGTTTCTGAATGTGGAGAACTGACATATTTGTGGAAGAATAGATTTGGATTGGAAAACCTTGCTCATCTTCAGCAATTGGAAATTTCTTCTTGTCCACAACTTGTATCCTTGGAAGAGGACAAAGAGCAAGGGCATCCTTGCAACCTTCAATATTTGAGGATTGAGCATTGTGATAAGCTGGAGAAGCTTCCTAATGTATGGCAGTACCTCACATGTCTAGAAGAGTTGGAAATCAAGGATTGTCTAAATCTGATGTCATTTCCAGAGATGGGGTTCCCACCCATGCTTAGACGTCTTTCCATCCAAAATTGTGAAGCTCTTAAGTCTCTACCTGATGGGATGATGAGGAGGAGGAATATTAACGACACCAACACCATGTGTCTCCTTCAATATTTGAGAATAGACAATTGTCCATCTCTCATTTACTTTCCAAAAGGGCAGTTACCCATCTCCCTTAAGGAACTAATCATATGGAAATGTGAAAATCTAAAAGATCTTCCAGAAGGAATGATGCACCCCAATCCCATTACCTCCAACATGTGTTTCCTTGAATACTTGGAATTATTCAGATGTCCATCTCTCATTTGCTTCCCCAAAGGGCATCTACCCACCACTCTTAAGCATCTCCATATACAGGAATGTGAAAGGCTCGAGTCCTTACCAGAGGGAATAATGGACCACCATTCCAACAACACTGTCGCTGGTCTTCAAGTGTTGCATATAGAGAGATGCTCGTCTCTCACATCCTTCCCTAGAGGCAAGTTTCCCTCCACCCTTGAGCAACTTTGGATAATGTATTGCCCACAATTGGAGTCAATTTCAGAGGAAATGTTTCACTGCAGTACTTCACTTGAACTTTTGACCATAAAGTGGTGTCCTAATATAGAAAGCCTACCAAAGTGCCTCTACAACCTTAGAGATCTTCAGATTCATGGATGTGAGAATCTAGAGCTGCTGCCTTTTCAATTGCAAAACCTCACTTCTCTTACCTCACTTGAGATCTTTGATTGCAAGAATCTCAAGATGCCTCTATCCCAATGGGGCCTTGGCACGCTCAACTCTCTTAAAACACTCTGCATTGGCGGCATATTTCCAGAAGCAGCCTCCTTTTCTGATGATCACCGCCACCGTACCACCTGTTTCTTCTTCCCAGAACTCTCACCGTTCTTCTCATAA